The nucleotide window aggctgcaagcACAGGCAGCAGGCTGATGTTCACAGTCCTATTAGACACTTTTCTGAGCTTAAGGATGGACTTTTTAAGAGGCTCCGAAGAGTTACCTGTCCATGGCCTGAActttctgtctcaaacaacagaaacataGGAACTAGGAGTGATAACCTAAAACTGGGGCTTTATGTGGTTCTGGGTAGCAGGCAAATTGAGTCACTTGAATTTCCAGAGTACAAAAGACCTTTTAACCCCTTCCTGAAAAAGATTTTTCATggtcacatatttttaaatacttgcaTACTTTGTTTAGAAatctgtatacatttaaaaaacatgttcTCTTAAAGAATATTCTGGCCAGGCAGGGTGAttcttgtctgtaatcccaacactttgggaggccaaggcgggaggatcacttgagcccaggagtttgagaccagcatgggcatagtgagaccttgtctctacaaaaaaaataagaaatgaaaaattttaaaaattggccaggcctggtggtgtgtgcctgtagttccagctatttgagaggctaaggtgggaagactgcttgagcccaggaggttgaggctgcagtgagccatgatcggaccgccacactccagcctggggaaaagagtgagatcctgtctcataaAACGTTTTATAGGTGTGAAAAATGTATTATGGCTTTAGTATTGCTTgcttttttaattataaaagtttatatatttggaaaatataagaaagaattttgaaaattataccaAGACCCAGAGAaaactattaacattttgatataaTATTGTTTCTACACCTTACTTCAGCTCTTTAAAACAACTCTGTATTGTGAAATTTCTCCTTCTGCTCCTAGGCATATGGCTACCCATTCTCCCCAGAAATCTCACCAGTGTGCTCACTGTGAGAAGACGTTCAACCGGAAAGACCACCTGAAAAACCACCTCCAGACCCACGACCCCAACAAAATGGCCTTTGGGTGTGAGGAGTGTGGGAAGAAGTACAACACCATGCTGGGCTATAAGAGGCACCTGGCCCTCCATGCGGCCAGCAGTGGGGACCTCACCTGTGGGGTCTGTGCCCTGGAGCTAGGGAGCACCGAGGTGCTACTGGATCACCTCAAATCCCATGCGGAAGAGAAGCCCCCTAGCGCAACCAAGGAAAAGAAGCACCAGTGCGACCACTGTGAAAGATGCTTCTACACCCGGAAGGATGTGCGACGCCACCTGGTGGTCCACACAGGATGCAAGGACTTCCTGTGCCAGTTCTGTGCCCAGAGATTTGGGCGCAAGGATCACCTTACCCGGCATACCAAGAAGACCCACTCACAAGAGCTGATGAAAGAGAGCTTGCAGACCGGAGACCTTCTGAGCACCTTCCACACCATCTCGACTTCATTCCAACTGAAGGCTGCTGCCTTGCCTCCTTTTCCTTTAGGAGCTTCTGCCCAGAACGGGCTTGCAAGTAGCTTGCCAGCTGAGGTCCATGGCCTCACCCTCAGTCCCCCAGAACAAGCCGCCCAGCCTATGCAGCCGCTGCCAGAGTCCCTGGCCTCCCTCCACCCCTCGGTATCCCCTAGCTCTCCTCCGCCACCCCTTCCCAATCACAAGTACAACACCACTTCTACCTCATACTCCCCACTTGCAAGCCTGCCTCTCAAAGCAGATACTAAAGGTTTTTGCAATATCAGTTTGTTTGAGGACTTGCCTCTGCAAGAGCCTCAGTCACCTCAAAAGCTCAACCCAGGTTTTGATCTGGCTAAGGGAAATGCTGGTAAAATAAACCTGCCCAAGGAGCTGCCTGCAGATGCTGTGAACCTAACAATACCTGCCTCTCTGGACCTGTCCCCCCTGTTGGGCTTCTGGCAGCTGCCCCCTCCTGCTACCCAAAATACCTTTGGGAATAGCACTCTTGCCCTGGGGCCTGGGGAATCTCTGCCCCACAGGTTAAGCTGTCTGGGGCAGCAGCAGCAAGAACCCCCACTTGCCATGGGCACTGTGAGCCTGGGCcagctccccctgccccccatccCTCATGTGTTCTCAGCTGGCACTGGCTCTGCCATCCTGCCTCATTTCCATCATGCATtcagataaatgatttttaaagtgtatttttcgTATTCTGGAAGATGTTTTAAGAAGCATTTTAAATGTCAGTTACAATATGAGAAAGATTTGGAAAACGGAACTGAGACTATGGCTTATTCAGTGATGACTGGCTTGAGATAAGAGAATTCTCGAACTGCATGTATTGTGCCAATCTGTCCTGAGTGTTCATGCTTTGTACCAAATTTAATGAACGCGTGTTCTGTAATCAAACTGCAAATATTGTCATAACCAACATCCAAAATGACGGCTGCTATATATAAGTGTTTGTCATATGGAATTTAATCGTAAGCCATGATCATAATGTTAACTAAATAACTTTATGTGGCACTGCCTAGTAAGGGAACTATGGAAAGGTTTGGATCTCTCCAAACtgggagaattttaaaaataagaaaataaccttTATATGATATATTATGACTAGGCTGTGTATTTCTTTTCAGGGATTTTTCTACCTTCAGGGTTGGATGTAGTTTAGTTGCTATTACCATAGCCAACCTGTAGTTTTACATATACAATTTCTTGTGGAGCAATAGagttctccattttacagaagcatTTTAAATGTAGTTTGAATATTTTCCACAAGATGCTGCAATGTGAGTTATCACTTCATTTATCTTAAAGACTAAACTGGTTGTCAGCTACATCTAACGGAAAGAAAAATCACTGTGTAACCAGGTTAAGTGGTAAAATAATCCAGGCGTCAGTCAAAGGCATTTTGCTGACTAtaatattgattatatttttaacagGAATTTAAGAAACTATTActggaattaaaaatatatatattaaacaagaattttctttgctctgtctAGCTTAAACTACTACTCAAGCTGCTTAACTTCTTAAGTATTGTTTTTAATCACCAATAAATAAGTGCATTTGTAATTCATCAGTTTGTCCTTATTAGCTTTTATTCAAAGAGGATTATGTTTTACAATGTAACTATAATCTCttgaatttggtatctta belongs to Macaca thibetana thibetana isolate TM-01 chromosome 4, ASM2454274v1, whole genome shotgun sequence and includes:
- the PLAGL1 gene encoding zinc finger protein PLAGL1 isoform X1, with the protein product MATFPCQLCGKTFLTLEKFTIHNYSHSRERPYKCVQPDCGKAFVSRYKLMRHMATHSPQKSHQCAHCEKTFNRKDHLKNHLQTHDPNKMAFGCEECGKKYNTMLGYKRHLALHAASSGDLTCGVCALELGSTEVLLDHLKSHAEEKPPSATKEKKHQCDHCERCFYTRKDVRRHLVVHTGCKDFLCQFCAQRFGRKDHLTRHTKKTHSQELMKESLQTGDLLSTFHTISTSFQLKAAALPPFPLGASAQNGLASSLPAEVHGLTLSPPEQAAQPMQPLPESLASLHPSVSPSSPPPPLPNHKYNTTSTSYSPLASLPLKADTKGFCNISLFEDLPLQEPQSPQKLNPGFDLAKGNAGKINLPKELPADAVNLTIPASLDLSPLLGFWQLPPPATQNTFGNSTLALGPGESLPHRLSCLGQQQQEPPLAMGTVSLGQLPLPPIPHVFSAGTGSAILPHFHHAFR
- the PLAGL1 gene encoding zinc finger protein PLAGL1 isoform X2; its protein translation is MATHSPQKSHQCAHCEKTFNRKDHLKNHLQTHDPNKMAFGCEECGKKYNTMLGYKRHLALHAASSGDLTCGVCALELGSTEVLLDHLKSHAEEKPPSATKEKKHQCDHCERCFYTRKDVRRHLVVHTGCKDFLCQFCAQRFGRKDHLTRHTKKTHSQELMKESLQTGDLLSTFHTISTSFQLKAAALPPFPLGASAQNGLASSLPAEVHGLTLSPPEQAAQPMQPLPESLASLHPSVSPSSPPPPLPNHKYNTTSTSYSPLASLPLKADTKGFCNISLFEDLPLQEPQSPQKLNPGFDLAKGNAGKINLPKELPADAVNLTIPASLDLSPLLGFWQLPPPATQNTFGNSTLALGPGESLPHRLSCLGQQQQEPPLAMGTVSLGQLPLPPIPHVFSAGTGSAILPHFHHAFR